In Amycolatopsis sulphurea, one genomic interval encodes:
- the ruvX gene encoding Holliday junction resolvase RuvX: MPAKPHRGPDRPGASDPGRGRRLAVDVGSVRVGVALSDPAPILASPLVTLSRDAKNDSDLDRLAELVTEHEVVEVIVGLPRTLANRQGSAADLALAYADGLAARVGEVPVRLADERLTTVTASRMLSQRGVKGRKQRAVVDQAAAVEILQAWLDAAAAHRAREGDS; the protein is encoded by the coding sequence TTGCCCGCTAAGCCGCATCGAGGCCCGGACCGGCCCGGCGCGTCCGATCCGGGCCGGGGCAGACGCCTCGCGGTCGATGTCGGTTCTGTCCGGGTCGGTGTGGCGCTGAGCGATCCCGCCCCCATCCTCGCCAGTCCTCTGGTTACCCTCTCCCGTGATGCGAAGAACGACAGCGATCTGGACCGGCTTGCCGAACTCGTCACCGAACACGAGGTGGTCGAGGTGATCGTGGGATTGCCCAGGACGCTGGCGAACCGCCAGGGCAGCGCCGCCGACCTGGCGCTCGCGTACGCGGACGGCCTCGCCGCCCGCGTCGGCGAGGTCCCGGTCCGGCTGGCCGACGAGCGGCTGACCACGGTCACCGCGTCCCGGATGCTGTCCCAGCGCGGAGTCAAGGGCCGCAAGCAGCGTGCGGTGGTCGACCAGGCCGCCGCCGTGGAGATCCTGCAGGCCTGGCTCGACGCCGCCGCTGCGCACCGGGCCCGGGAAGGCGACTCATGA